A single region of the Brachypodium distachyon strain Bd21 chromosome 3, Brachypodium_distachyon_v3.0, whole genome shotgun sequence genome encodes:
- the LOC100827169 gene encoding glycerophosphodiester phosphodiesterase GDPDL7, whose translation MGGRYPHMLLILLFLHGTNAALDAPVPKWQTLEGRPPLVIAHAGFSGLFPDSSQLAYQVAMATSLHDVILHCDLQLSSDAIGFCKTGLRLDKSTLIAEIFPKRDKTYKVGAEDVHGWFSVDFTADELSHNVTLMQSIFSRPSTFDGSMGMYTLDDVAELRPQQIWVNVEFDSFFKDHKLSTEDYLLGLPKEYPITYISSPDISFLESISGKLKGKTKIILRCLYENVTETTVKKKYGEIVKDLKSIKAFASGIMVPRNYIWPLNHEQYLLPPTSLVKDAHALGLEVYAAGFANDVFTSYNYSYDPATEYLQFIDNSDFCVDGVLTDFPPTASGAIACLAHTKGNVLRPTDDGERPFIITHNGASGVFPGCTDLAYQQAVKDGADIIDCPVRMSKDGVAFCLASADLTSSTTAATTFMTKVVTINEIQNKSGIFSFDLSWSEIQSVKPDLIGPYAPVGLKRNPAVKNAGKFLTLTEFLDFAKTSNVSGIMIEIEHASYLATRGLGVVDAVTKSLVNASYDKEDKQHVLIQSDDSSVLSAFKNFPTFQRVLVVHSVISDASKPSIDEIKEFAHAVSVTRTSLVEVNGFFLTGFTNLVERLHAANISVYAGVLKNEFMNLGFDYWADPMMEIATYSASLAVDGLVTEFPATAIAYFKSPCSDLTLNLSYTILPAEPGSLVSQVPPGALPPALPPAPVLEPADVLDPPLPPVSVSSPPEATPKAADDSASAASSNVSNYLLVVGIAAFLSLSFH comes from the exons ATGGGAGGAAGATATCCTCACATGCTTTTGATCCTCTTATTTCTTCATGGAACCAATGCTGCTCTAGATGCTCCAGTACCGAAATGGCAGACTCTGGAAG GTCGTCCTCCTCTAGTCATTGCTCATGCTGGGTTCTCTGGCTTATTTCCTGACTCAAGCCAGCTAGCTTACCAGGTTGCAATGGCAACTAGCTTGCATGATGTCATTCTGCACTGCGATCTGCAATTGTCCAGTGATGCTATAGGCTTCTGCAAAACTGGCTTGAGGCTTGACAAGTCAACACTAATTGCCGAAATTTTCCCTAAGAGGGACAAAACATACAAGGTGGGTGCAGAAGATGTGCATGGATGGTTTTCTGTGGATTTCACCGCCGACGAGCTGTCTCACAACGTCACAT TGATGCAGAGTATATTTTCTCGCCCAAGCACATTTGATGGCAGCATGGGAATGTATACGCTTGATGATGTGGCCGAACTCCGCCCCCAGCAGATTTGGGTTAATGTAGAG TTCGACAGTTTTTTTAAGGACCACAAATTAAGTACCGAAGATTACCTATTAGGATTACCAAAAGAATATCCTATCACTTACATATCCTCACCAGATATTTCATTCTTGGAAAGTATCAGTGGAAAGCTTAAGGGCAAGACTAAGATAATTTTGCGGTGTCTCTATGAAAATGTTACTGAGACTACTGTTAAGAAAAAATATGGAGAAATTGTGAAAGATCTGAAATCCATTAAGGCCTTTGCATCAGGAATTATGGTCCCCAGGAATTATATTTGGCCATTGAATCATGAACAGTACTTGCTGCCACCTACTAGTTTAGTCAAAGATGCACATGCCCTAGGGCTGGAAGTGTATGCAGCAGGGTTTGCCAATGATGTATTTACGAGTTACAACTACAGCTATGATCCTGCCACAGAATACTTGCAGTTCATAGACAATTCAGACTTCTGTGTAGACGGTGTGCTAACAGACTTCCCGCCCACTGCATCAGGAGCTATCG CGTGCTTGGCACATACCAAGGGAAATGTTCTTCGCCCTACTGATG ACGGAGAGAGGCCATTCATTATAACACACAATGGTGCAAGTGGTGTCTTCCCAGGCTGCACGGACCTTGCCTACCAACAAGCAGTGAAAGATGGTGCAGACATAATTGATTGCCCGGTTCGGATGTCAAAAGATGGTGTGGCCTTTTGCTTGGCATCTGCAGATCTCACCAGCAGCACGACTGCGGCAACCACTTTCATGACAAAAGTTGTTACTATCAATGAAATACAGAATAAATCTGGCATTTTCTCATTTGATCTCTCATGGAGCGAGATCCAAAGCGTGAAGC CCGATCTTATTGGTCCATATGCTCCGGTAGGCCTGAAAAGAAATCCTGCAGTGAAGAATGCTGGCAAATTCTTGACTTTGACCGAATTCCTTGACTTCGCCAAGACCAGCAATGTCTCTGGTATAATGATCGAGATAGAG CATGCTTCATACCTTGCTACCAGAGGTCTTGGCGTGGTAGATGCAGTCACCAAGTCACTGGTTAATGCGAGCTACGACAAGGAGGACAAGCAGCATGTGCTCATCCAGTCGGATGACTCCTCGGTGCTTTCAGCGTTCAAGAACTTCCCAACTTTCCAGCGGGTCTTGGTTGTTCACTCCGTAATAAGTGATGCTTCTAAGCCTTCAATCGATGAGATCAAGGAGTTTGCGCATGCAGTGAGCGTGACCCGCACTTCTCTTGTTGAGGTCAATGGCTTTTTCCTGACAGGGTTCACCAATTTGGTGGAAAGGCTGCATGCTGCAAACATCAGCGTGTATGCTGGTGTGCTCAAGAATGAGTTCATGAACCTTGGGTTCGACTATTGGGCTGACCCAATGATGGAGATCGCTACATACTCTGCATCACTGGCGGTCGATGGGCTTGTGACTGAGTTCCCAGCCACTGCAATTGCATACTTCA AGAGCCCATGCAGTGATCTGACCCTGAACCTGAGCTACACAATCCTGCCCGCAGAACCTGGTTCTCTGGTCAGCCAGGTGCCCCCTGGTGCGCTGCCTCCCGCACTCCCGCCAGCACCCGTGTTGGAACCCGCCGATGTTCTTgatccgccgctgccgccagtCTCCGTGAGCAGCCCTCCAGAAGCGACACCGAAAGCAGCTGATGACAGCGCCTCTGCAGCGAGCTCCAATGTCAGCAATTACCTTCTGGTGGTTGGCATTGCTGCCTTCTTGTCCTTGAGTTTCCATTGA